From a region of the Neobacillus niacini genome:
- a CDS encoding anthranilate phosphoribosyltransferase has product MQQWLKEVARGKRGSKDLDYQQTKEVAQSIISGKATDAQIAAYLIALRLKTESPEELLAFVHAYQDVSNKLEPSNQSIIDLASPYNGRNSFTGSIPTAILMAEYGIPVFLHGSDSLPPKYGTTIMEILLQLGLNVSQTPQGLAKTIEVAGIAFANTEEYCSSLGRLRGIRKELGVRTLFNTVEKLLNLANANSLMMGAYHRTAINKIAPIFKELSFKNVYVVQGMEGSEDLPVHRNSFIYKITDKNIESSIVKPEEYGLLVQEFDKDTKLSAQEQSDITLAILSGEQSKSLQPFYNQVLFNTGIRYFLFGVVNDIGEGIEIAKQQLNEQRGLSQLEKWKVSQPENITS; this is encoded by the coding sequence ATGCAACAATGGCTTAAAGAAGTCGCAAGAGGAAAAAGAGGGTCCAAGGACTTAGACTATCAACAAACAAAAGAAGTTGCTCAATCTATAATTAGTGGCAAAGCGACAGATGCGCAAATTGCAGCCTATCTGATTGCACTCCGTTTGAAAACGGAATCGCCGGAGGAATTGCTCGCATTTGTGCATGCCTATCAGGATGTTAGTAATAAACTAGAACCGTCAAACCAGTCCATTATTGATCTAGCCAGTCCGTATAATGGAAGGAATTCTTTTACAGGAAGTATACCAACAGCCATTTTGATGGCTGAATACGGCATTCCTGTATTTTTACATGGAAGTGACTCACTGCCGCCGAAATATGGAACGACGATCATGGAGATTCTTTTACAATTAGGTCTAAATGTTTCTCAAACGCCCCAAGGGCTGGCAAAAACAATCGAGGTAGCAGGAATTGCTTTCGCTAATACTGAGGAATATTGCTCTAGTTTAGGAAGGCTGCGCGGGATTCGTAAAGAGCTTGGGGTAAGAACTCTGTTTAATACAGTAGAGAAGTTATTAAATCTAGCAAATGCAAATTCACTGATGATGGGCGCTTATCACCGAACGGCGATTAACAAAATCGCACCTATTTTTAAAGAGCTTTCCTTTAAAAATGTTTATGTGGTTCAAGGAATGGAAGGTTCTGAGGATTTGCCTGTTCACCGCAATAGCTTTATTTATAAAATAACAGACAAAAATATCGAATCATCGATTGTAAAACCAGAGGAATATGGGCTGTTGGTGCAAGAGTTTGATAAAGATACCAAGCTATCTGCACAAGAACAGTCTGACATTACGCTGGCGATTCTGAGCGGGGAACAATCCAAATCATTACAGCCATTTTACAATCAAGTGCTTTTTAATACTGGCATTCGCTATTTCCTGTTCGGTGTCGTCAATGATATAGGAGAGGGTATAGAGATAGCTAAACAACAACTGAACGAACAACGAGGTTTAAGTCAATTAGAAAAATGGAAGGTAAGTCAGCCTGAAAATATTACTTCGTAA
- the cobA gene encoding uroporphyrinogen-III C-methyltransferase produces MGKAYIVGAGPGDPELITVKALRCIQNADVILYDRLVNPELLKEAKRNCHLIYCGKQPNYHTLQQETINHLLVKYTKQGKNVVRLKGGDPFVFGRGAEEVEALMENGLSVEVVPGITAGIAAPAYAGIPITHRELGSSFAVVTGHKPKGKPTDINWKSLATAVDTLAIYMGITNLPYICEELLKCGKKEDTPVAIIQQGTTLAQRTVTGTLSSIVSVVEKEGIQNPAMIVVGEVVTFRDKICLLEAEGKAESYATMA; encoded by the coding sequence ATGGGGAAAGCGTATATTGTTGGAGCAGGTCCGGGTGACCCGGAATTAATAACGGTAAAGGCGTTAAGATGTATCCAGAATGCAGATGTTATTCTTTATGACCGTCTGGTTAATCCAGAACTGTTAAAGGAAGCAAAAAGGAATTGTCATCTTATTTATTGTGGGAAACAACCAAATTATCATACATTACAGCAAGAAACAATCAACCATCTGTTAGTCAAGTACACCAAACAGGGGAAAAACGTTGTGCGATTAAAAGGCGGTGATCCTTTCGTATTTGGACGCGGAGCGGAGGAAGTAGAAGCCCTAATGGAAAATGGACTTTCCGTTGAAGTAGTTCCAGGTATAACAGCAGGTATCGCCGCCCCTGCGTATGCTGGAATTCCAATTACACATCGAGAATTAGGCAGTTCTTTTGCTGTCGTAACGGGGCACAAGCCGAAGGGGAAACCAACGGATATTAATTGGAAAAGTCTCGCAACTGCAGTTGATACGCTGGCGATCTATATGGGAATCACAAATCTTCCTTATATTTGCGAGGAATTATTAAAGTGTGGAAAAAAAGAAGATACCCCTGTAGCCATCATTCAGCAAGGGACAACGTTGGCACAGCGTACCGTTACAGGAACATTAAGTTCAATTGTCAGTGTAGTTGAAAAAGAAGGAATCCAAAATCCTGCAATGATTGTTGTTGGAGAAGTCGTCACCTTCCGTGATAAAATATGTTTATTAGAAGCAGAGGGGAAGGCGGAAAGCTATGCAACAATGGCTTAA
- a CDS encoding formate/nitrite transporter family protein — protein MMAIISPNQVVESMIQAGKVKAKLPVKDLLIRGALGGALLGFGTTLAFTAEIQTGLGIVGALLFPAAFVIIILLGLELVTGSFALIPVAVMAKKATGTEMLKNWFWVIIGHVIGAVFYAILYIIAVTQLGQVTNHAVAAKILAVAETKTLGYKSLGSEGLLIVFVKALLCNWMVTLGAVMAMTTKSVIGKIAAMWLPILIFFAQGFEHAVVNMFVIPAGMILGADISMADWWLWNQIPVLIGNLVSGVLFTGFALYYTHGKQESKIVLEIPTTKAAVSGTQR, from the coding sequence ATGATGGCGATTATAAGTCCAAATCAAGTAGTGGAAAGTATGATTCAAGCAGGAAAAGTAAAGGCTAAATTACCTGTAAAGGATCTGCTCATCAGAGGAGCACTAGGTGGAGCATTGCTCGGATTTGGCACGACATTGGCTTTTACAGCTGAGATCCAAACAGGGTTAGGGATTGTTGGGGCATTACTATTTCCAGCTGCATTTGTCATTATTATTCTCCTTGGATTGGAATTAGTTACGGGTAGTTTTGCTCTCATTCCCGTTGCAGTAATGGCGAAAAAAGCAACAGGAACCGAGATGTTAAAGAATTGGTTTTGGGTCATTATTGGTCATGTAATTGGAGCTGTTTTTTACGCCATTCTATATATAATAGCAGTTACACAGCTCGGCCAGGTCACCAATCATGCAGTTGCAGCAAAGATTCTTGCAGTGGCGGAAACGAAAACGCTAGGGTACAAAAGTCTTGGTTCAGAAGGTTTGCTCATCGTATTTGTAAAAGCGCTGCTCTGTAATTGGATGGTGACACTTGGTGCAGTAATGGCGATGACGACAAAGTCCGTAATTGGAAAAATTGCGGCAATGTGGCTGCCAATATTAATATTCTTTGCCCAAGGCTTTGAGCACGCTGTGGTAAATATGTTTGTCATCCCAGCAGGCATGATTCTTGGCGCAGATATTAGCATGGCTGATTGGTGGCTGTGGAATCAAATACCTGTGCTAATTGGAAATTTAGTCAGCGGGGTTCTTTTTACCGGATTTGCGCTGTATTACACACATGGGAAACAAGAATCGAAAATTGTTTTGGAAATACCCACAACAAAAGCAGCTGTATCGGGTACACAGCGATAG
- the nirD gene encoding nitrite reductase small subunit NirD, which yields MEKTLRSVFIGEVAELPQKLGKTVIVGNKEIAVFKTENGDIRAIENRCPHKGGVLAEGILSGEYVFCPMHDWKISVKDGNVQAPDVGCVQTYPVEVNGGQVYVLIRE from the coding sequence ATGGAAAAAACATTACGCAGCGTCTTCATTGGGGAAGTAGCAGAATTACCGCAAAAGTTGGGAAAAACAGTCATCGTTGGCAATAAGGAAATCGCCGTTTTTAAAACGGAAAATGGCGATATCCGAGCCATTGAGAACCGCTGTCCCCATAAAGGCGGCGTCCTTGCAGAAGGAATACTCAGTGGGGAATATGTATTTTGCCCCATGCATGACTGGAAAATAAGTGTTAAAGACGGCAATGTCCAGGCGCCAGATGTAGGTTGCGTTCAGACTTACCCAGTGGAGGTTAATGGCGGTCAAGTCTATGTCTTAATCAGAGAATAG
- the nirB gene encoding nitrite reductase large subunit NirB, which produces MIKQKLVLIGNGMAGVRAIEEVLKINPEGFEITIFGTEPYPNYNRIQLSKVLQGGTSVSDITLNDWEWYEDNKIRFYPGETVTSLNTTNQTVSTDKGRIESYDQLIIATGSNPFMLPLPGADKEGVKAFRNIKDCEEMIEYSKRHKKAAVIGGGLLGLEAARGLLNLGMEVDVIHIFDYLMERQLDRTAGKLLQTELEKQGMNFILQKNTAEITGRKHVTGLKFSDGSRIKADLVVMAVGIKPNVALAQEAGIPVNRGILVNDYLETDIPNVFAVGECAEHRGIAYGLVAPLYQQGQVLAKRLCGVRDNGYQGSVLSTQLKVSGVDVFSAGKINEDESTKVYKMYDDWNGTYKKVLIEDGKIAGAVLFGDTKDGNKLFDFIKKGALIEEYLESSQSANSEVNLVASMPDEEIICGCNGVTKGSIVEAIKANGLTTVDQVKGCTNASRSCGGCKSLVSDLLACTLGEHFQADQKEAICGCTTLSRDEVLAEIREKGLTHIREVMNVLEWESDGCSKCKPALNYYLGMINPLKYQDEHEARYVNERMHANIQKDGTYSVVPRMYGGVTTSEDLRKIADVADKYKVGMIKVTGGQRIDLLGVYKEDLPKIWAELDMPSGSAYSKGLRTVKTCVGENFCRFGTQDSIGMGIRLERKFEGLNTPHKVKMAVSACPRNCAESGIKDVGVVGVEGAWEMYVGGNGGTHLREADLLFKFKSGDELVEMIGAFLQYYRESAKYLERTSAWVERLGIDHIRDVLSDELMVKEYNNRIDEALSVVQDPWKEAINNKNLLRDLYQNVKVPVETK; this is translated from the coding sequence ATGATAAAACAAAAGCTAGTTCTCATAGGGAATGGAATGGCAGGAGTCAGAGCGATTGAAGAAGTGTTGAAAATAAATCCAGAAGGATTTGAAATTACGATTTTTGGCACTGAGCCCTATCCAAATTATAATCGAATTCAGTTATCAAAGGTCCTGCAGGGTGGTACTTCAGTGAGTGACATTACCTTAAATGACTGGGAATGGTACGAAGATAACAAGATCCGTTTTTATCCTGGAGAGACGGTAACATCCCTTAATACAACAAACCAAACTGTGAGTACCGATAAAGGGCGAATTGAGTCCTATGATCAGTTAATTATTGCCACAGGCTCTAACCCATTCATGCTTCCATTACCAGGCGCAGATAAGGAAGGAGTAAAGGCGTTTCGGAATATAAAAGATTGCGAAGAGATGATTGAATATTCAAAAAGACACAAAAAAGCGGCGGTCATTGGCGGAGGCCTACTTGGATTGGAAGCAGCGAGAGGCCTTCTTAACCTCGGAATGGAGGTAGATGTCATTCATATTTTCGATTACTTAATGGAGCGTCAGTTAGATAGAACGGCAGGTAAATTGCTGCAAACAGAACTAGAAAAACAGGGAATGAATTTTATATTACAAAAAAATACTGCAGAAATTACCGGCAGAAAACATGTCACAGGACTAAAGTTTTCGGATGGCAGCAGAATTAAAGCAGATTTGGTCGTGATGGCGGTTGGGATTAAACCGAATGTCGCGTTGGCACAAGAAGCAGGTATACCCGTTAACCGAGGTATCCTTGTGAATGATTATTTAGAGACAGACATCCCGAATGTGTTTGCGGTAGGAGAATGTGCCGAGCACCGCGGAATTGCCTACGGATTAGTGGCTCCTCTATACCAGCAAGGACAAGTATTAGCGAAAAGACTTTGTGGAGTGCGAGATAATGGCTACCAAGGTTCTGTATTATCAACCCAATTAAAGGTGTCTGGTGTCGATGTATTCTCGGCAGGAAAAATCAATGAAGATGAGAGTACCAAAGTATATAAAATGTACGACGATTGGAATGGAACTTATAAAAAAGTACTCATTGAAGACGGAAAAATTGCAGGTGCTGTCCTGTTCGGTGATACAAAGGACGGAAATAAGTTATTCGACTTTATTAAAAAAGGGGCACTGATTGAGGAGTATTTAGAGTCATCTCAAAGTGCTAATTCTGAGGTTAATTTAGTAGCAAGCATGCCTGATGAGGAGATTATTTGCGGCTGTAATGGTGTCACAAAAGGAAGTATTGTCGAGGCAATTAAAGCAAATGGATTAACGACAGTTGATCAGGTGAAAGGGTGTACGAACGCTTCCCGTTCATGTGGGGGGTGTAAATCACTTGTTTCTGATTTACTTGCTTGTACACTTGGAGAACACTTTCAAGCGGACCAAAAGGAAGCAATCTGTGGCTGTACCACATTATCAAGAGATGAAGTACTTGCCGAAATCCGTGAAAAGGGTCTCACCCATATTCGCGAGGTAATGAACGTGCTGGAGTGGGAGTCTGATGGCTGTTCAAAATGTAAACCAGCTTTAAATTATTACTTGGGAATGATCAATCCACTGAAATATCAAGACGAGCACGAAGCCAGATATGTCAATGAAAGAATGCATGCGAATATCCAAAAAGATGGTACCTACTCCGTTGTTCCAAGAATGTATGGCGGCGTTACAACTTCCGAAGACCTAAGGAAAATTGCCGATGTTGCTGATAAATATAAGGTTGGCATGATAAAGGTTACGGGCGGTCAACGTATTGATTTACTCGGTGTATACAAAGAAGACCTGCCAAAGATTTGGGCAGAGCTTGATATGCCATCTGGGTCAGCATATTCTAAAGGACTTCGCACTGTAAAAACCTGTGTAGGTGAAAATTTCTGCCGGTTTGGAACACAGGATTCAATTGGAATGGGAATCAGACTAGAAAGGAAGTTCGAAGGTCTAAACACTCCGCATAAAGTGAAAATGGCTGTGTCAGCCTGTCCGCGTAACTGTGCAGAAAGCGGAATTAAAGATGTAGGTGTTGTCGGTGTAGAAGGCGCTTGGGAAATGTATGTCGGCGGCAATGGCGGGACACATCTGCGTGAAGCGGATTTGTTGTTTAAGTTCAAATCAGGTGATGAGTTGGTCGAGATGATTGGGGCATTCCTTCAATATTATCGTGAAAGTGCTAAATACCTAGAAAGGACTTCAGCATGGGTGGAGCGCTTAGGGATAGACCATATTAGAGATGTACTATCGGATGAATTAATGGTCAAGGAATACAATAATCGAATCGATGAGGCGCTGTCTGTGGTTCAAGATCCATGGAAAGAAGCGATTAATAATAAAAACCTTTTAAGAGACTTATATCAAAATGTAAAGGTACCAGTAGAAACGAAATAA